One genomic window of Arachis stenosperma cultivar V10309 chromosome 10, arast.V10309.gnm1.PFL2, whole genome shotgun sequence includes the following:
- the LOC130955438 gene encoding coronatine-insensitive protein 1-like, producing the protein MEDRSVRRTRQVDVVMDCVIPYIDDPKDRDAVSQVCRRWYELDSMTRKHVTIALCYTTTPDRLRRRFPHLESLKLKGKPRAAMFNLIPEDWGGHVTPWVTEISQHFGCLRSLHFRRMIVKDSDLEVLAKSRGHVLQALKLDKCSGFSTDGLFFVGRFCRNLRVLFLEESTIVEKDGEWLHELALNNTVLESLNFYLTEIAAVGIQDLELIAKNCPNLVSVKVTDSEILDLVNFFRYATSLEEFCGGAYTEEPDRYNAVTLPARLCRLGLTNIESNELPMVFVYASMLKKLDLMYAMLDTEDHCKLIEKCPNLEVLESRNVIGDRGLEVLARCCTKLKRLRIDRGDDDQGMEDEDGVVSHRGLTALAQGCPKLEYLAVYVSDITNACLEQIGTHLRNLCDFRLVLLDHEAEITDLPLDNGVRTLLMGCNKLRRFALYLRPGGLTDQGLGYIGQYSQNVRWMLLGYVGQSDAGLLEFSKGCPNLQKLEMRGCSFFGERALAIAAMRLASLRYLWVQGYGASSSGRDLLAMARPFWNIELIPSRHVAVNNNPEMPVIIEHPAHILAYYSLAGQRDDFPDSVVPLESTVCA; encoded by the exons ATGGAGGACAGGAGCGTGAGGAGGACGCGCCAGGTGGACGTGGTGATGGACTGCGTGATTCCGTACATCGATGACCCGAAAGACCGCGACGCCGTGTCTCAGGTGTGTCGGCGGTGGTACGAGCTCGATTCCATGACACGTAAGCACGTCACCATCGCGCTATGCTACACCACCACGCCGGACCGCCTCAGGCGGCGGTTCCCTCACCTGGAGTCTCTGAAGCTGAAGGGGAAGCCTAGGGCGGCGATGTTCAACCTCATACCGGAGGATTGGGGCGGTCACGTGACGCCTTGGGTGACGGAGATCTCGCAGCACTTTGGATGCCTCAGGAGCCTCCATTTCCGGCGCATGATTGTTAAGGACTCCGATCTTGAGGTTCTTGCTAAGTCACGTGGTCACGTGCTTCAAGCTCTGAAGCTTGATAAGTGTTCTGGTTTCTCCACAGATGGCCTTTTCTTTGTTGGCAGGTTTTGCAG GAATTTAAGAGTCTTGTTTTTGGAGGAAAGCACAATTGTTGAGAAAGATGGTGAATGGTTGCATGAGCTTGCTTTAAATAATACGGTTCTTGAGTCACTCAATTTTTACTTGACGGAAATTGCGGCTGTAGGAATTCAGGACCTTGAACTTATAGCCAAAAATTGCCCCAACTTAGTCTCCGTGAAAGTTACTGATTCCGAAATCTTGGATCTTGTGAACTTCTTTCGCTATGCTACTTCTCTAGAAGAATTTTGTGGAGGTGCCTATACTGAGGAACCAGATAGGTACAATGCTGTAACATTACCAGCCAGGTTATGCCGATTGGGTTTGACAAATATTGAAAGCAATGAGTTGCCAATGGTGTTTGTTTATGCATCCATGCTAAAAAAGTTGGACCTCATGTATGCAATGCTGGATACAGAGGATCATTGCAAGTTAATTGAAAAGTGCCCCAATTTGGAAGTCCTCGAG TCAAGAAATGTAATTGGAGATAGAGGATTGGAGGTTCTTGCTCGCTGTTGTACAAAGTTAAAAAGGCTTAGGATTGATAGAGGTGATGATGATCAAGGAATGGAAGATGAAGATGGTGTTGTTTCCCATAGAGGATTAACTGCTTTGGCACAGGGATGTCCAAAACTCGAATATTTGGCTGTTTATGTATCTGACATCACAAATGCATGTTTGGAACAGATTGGGACTCACTTGAGAAACCTTTGTGATTTTCGCCTTGTCCTGCTTGATCATGAAGCAGAAATAACCGATTTGCCACTTGACAACGGAGTAAGGACTTTACTTATGGGTTGTAACAAGCTTAGAAGATTTGCTCTTTATCTCCGACCCGGGGGCTTGACCGACCAAGGTCTTGGCTACATTGGGCAATACAGCCAAAATGTAAGATGGATGCTACTTGGCTATGTTGGACAGTCCGATGCAGGGCTTTTGGAATTCTCTAAGGGCTGTCCGAATCTCCAGAAACTCGAAATGAGAGGCTGTTCCTTTTTTGGTGAGCGTGCACTAGCCATTGCTGCAATGCGCCTGGCTTCTCTTAGGTACTTGTGGGTGCAAGGCTATGGTGCCTCTTCTTCTGGACGCGATCTTTTGGCTATGGCTCGCCCCTTTTGGAATATCGAGTTGATTCCTTCTAGACATGTGGCGGTAAATAATAATCCGGAAATGCCAGTAATCATTGAGCATCCGGCTCACATTCTTGCATATTACTCTCTTGCGGGGCAAAGAGATGATTTTCCGGATAGCGTTGTACCTTTGGAATCCACGGTATGTGCATAA
- the LOC130955776 gene encoding pentatricopeptide repeat-containing protein At1g77170, mitochondrial, producing MPRLFHLKGSIFAFISRCFSATTKHENDVVALVATQLSNCSGIRQLNQLYAHVLTTHFLESNPAPFNWNNIIRAYVRLDAPRKALHIHVAMLRAGVLPDHYTMPIVLKAVCQCFAVELGKQLHSVAVKLGLQSNEYCETGFLGLYCKAGEFGSARKVFDENPQPKLGSWNAIIGGLSQAGLAQDAIDMFINMRRHGFVPDGVTMVSSSSACGSIGDLNLAIQLHKCVLQAKDSEKTDILLLNSLIDMYGKCGRMDLAYRIFASMEDRNVSSWTSMIVGYGMHGHVKEALDCFWCMIKAGVNPNYVTFIGVLSACVHGGTVQEGRYYFDMMKNVYGITPQMQHYGCMVDLLGRAGLLDEARKMVEEMPMKPNSIVWGCLMGACEKHGNVDMAEWVAKHLQELEPWNDGAYVVLCNIYANHGLWKEVERIRSFMKEGKLAKVPGYSLTTNSN from the coding sequence ATGCCAAGGTTGTTCCATCTCAAAGGTTCCATTTTTGCTTTCATTTCTCGTTGTTTTTCTGCAACAACAAAACACGAAAACGATGTTGTAGCATTGGTAGCTACCCAGCTATCTAATTGTAGTGGGATACGTCAACTGAACCAACTATATGCCCATGTATTAACAACCCACTTTCTCGAATCAAATCCTGCACCTTTTAATTGGAACAATATCATCAGGGCCTATGTTAGATTAGATGCTCCACGCAAGGCACTTCACATCCATGTTGCAATGCTTCGAGCAGGGGTTTTGCCCGATCATTATACCATGCCCATTGTTCTTAAGGCTGTGTGTCAGTGTTTTGCTGTTGAGCTTGGAAAGCAGCTGCATTCTGTTGCCGTGAAGCTTGGTTTGCAATCCAACGAGTATTGTGAAACAGGGTTCTTGGGTTTGTATTGTAAAGCTGGTGAATTTGGAAGTGCACGTAAGGTGTTTGATGAAAATCCTCAACCGAAGCTTGGTTCTTGGAATGCCATAATAGGTGGCCTTTCGCAGGCTGGGCTTGCCCAGGATGCAATAGACATGTTTATCAATATGAGGAGACATGGGTTTGTGCCAGACGGTGTCACCATGGTTAGCTCGTCATCAGCTTGTGGGAGCATTGGTGACTTGAATTTGGCAATCCAGCTGCACAAATGTGTTTTACAGGCTAAGGATTCGGAGAAGACAGATATTTTGTTGTTGAATTCGCTGATTGACATGTATGGAAAGTGTGGCCGGATGGACTTGGCATATAGAATTTTTGCATCAATGGAGGATCGAAATGTTTCGTCATGGACATCCATGATCGTAGGATATGGGATGCATGGACATGTTAAGGAAGCACTAGATTGCTTCTGGTGTATGATAAAGGCAGGAGTAAATCCGAATTATGTGACTTTTATTGGAGTACTCAGTGCTTGCGTGCATGGTGGGACAGTTCAAGAGGGAAGATACTATTTTGATATGATGAAGAATGTTTATGGAATAACACCCCAAATGCAACACTATGGATGCATGGTAGACCTGTTGGGTCGAGCAGGATTGCTTGATGAGGCTAGAAAAATGGTGGAGGAGATGCCTATGAAGCCAAATTCTATAGTATGGGGGTGTTTGATGGGTGCATGTGAAAAACATGGGAATGTGGATATGGCAGAATGGGTAGCTAAGCATTTGCAAGAATTGGAACCTTGGAATGATGGTGCTTATGTGGTATTGTGCAATATCTATGCAAATCATGGATTGTGGAAGGAGGTGGAGAGAATAAGATCTTTCATGAAAGAAGGAAAGCTTGCTAAGGTTCCTGGTTATAGCCTCACAACAAATTCAAATTGA
- the LOC130955777 gene encoding protein phosphatase 1 regulatory inhibitor subunit PPP1R7 homolog — translation MADETSSEVEASSAGRDGEEGDPSATVLDLTSCQMHDLDSVELPPNLTELDLTANRLSSLDPRIGNLSHLKKLSFRQNLITDDAVLPLSSWNALSDLQELVLRDNQLRKIPDMKIFKSLLVFDVSFNEINSLHGLSAVSNTLKELYVSKNEVPKIEEIDHFLDLQILELGSNKLRVMENLQNLTNLQELWLGRNRIKVVNLCGLKSIKKLSLQSNRLTSMAGFEGCVALEELYLSHNGITKMEGLSSLVNLRVLDVSSNKLTSVDDIQNLTKLEDLWLNDNQIDSLEGIAGAVAGSKEKLTTLYLENNPCAKTPNYTAILREIFPNIQQIDSEIFS, via the exons ATGGCGGACGAAACATCGTCGGAGGTGGAAGCATCATCGGCCGGAAGGGATGGGGAGGAAGGGGATCCTTCAGCGACGGTGCTGGATCTCACGAGCTGCCAGATGCACGACCTCGACTCGGTCGAGTTACCCCCTAACCTGACCGAGTTGGACCTCACAGCGAATCGTTTGTCGTCGTTGGACCCTCGCATTGGGAACCTCTCTCATCTCAAGAAGCTCTCTTTTCGTCAGAATCTCATCACAGACGACGCCGTTTTGCCCCTTTCTTCCTGGAACGCTCTCTCCGATCTCCAg GAGCTTGTGCTGCGGGATAATCAATTGAGGAAGATTCCTGATATGAAGATATTTAAGAGCCTTTTGGTTTTCGATGTTTCCTTCAACGAAATCAACTCTCTTCATGGCTTGTCCGCTGTCTCCAACACCCTCAAGGAGCTCTATGTCTCGAAGAATGAAGTTCCTAAGATTGAAGAGATTGATCACTTCCTTGACTTGCAGATTCTTGAACTCGGTTCCAACAAGTTGCGG GTGATGGAGAATCTGCAGAACTTGACGAATTTGCAGGAGCTGTGGCTTGGCCGGAATCGGATTAAAGTTGTAAACCTATGTGGTCTCAAATCCATCAAGAAGCTTAGTTTGCAAAGCAATCGCCTCACTTCGATGGCAGGATTCGAG GGTTGCGTAGCGTTAGAAGAACTATACCTGAGCCATAATGGTATCACAAAAATGGAAGGCTTGTCTTCTCTGGTCAACCTTCGGGTTTTAGATGTATCATCAAATAAGCTAACCTCTGTGGATGACATTCAGAACCTCACAAA ATTAGAAGATTTGTGGCTGAATGACAACCAAATAGATTCGCTTGAAGGGATTGCTGGGGCTGTTGCTGGTTCAAAAGAAAAGCTTACCACTCTCTACCTAGAAAATAACCCATGT GCTAAGACACCCAACTATACTGCCATCCTGAGGGAGATCTTCCCCAACATCCAACAAATTGATTCTGAAATATTCTCTTAG